From the genome of Sulfurovum sp. NBC37-1, one region includes:
- a CDS encoding histidinol-phosphatase, producing the protein MNKRTRIDLHNHTARCNHAEGTIDEYIQKAIDLGIDIYGFSEHAPMDFDEKYRLPLCDMDAYVNDVLSAKERYKDQIKILLGYEVDWLPGHMEENVLNADVDYLIGSVHFIDKWSFDNPEFIGGWKNRDIDEIWQAYFEATKAMADSGKFDIVGHLDLIKVFKYLPKTDTRILAKEALQSIKKSKMVIELNTAGLRKPIGEIYPSKALLQEAYALDIPITFSSDAHSVEQVGFGYEKAVALAKEVGYTKAVTFEGRDRELVIF; encoded by the coding sequence ATGAATAAAAGAACACGCATAGATTTGCACAACCATACAGCACGCTGCAACCACGCTGAAGGCACTATTGATGAATACATACAAAAAGCCATCGATCTCGGCATTGATATCTACGGTTTCTCTGAGCATGCCCCGATGGATTTTGATGAAAAATACCGCCTGCCTTTATGTGATATGGATGCCTATGTCAATGATGTACTCTCTGCCAAAGAGAGGTACAAAGACCAGATCAAGATACTGCTCGGCTATGAGGTAGACTGGCTTCCCGGACATATGGAGGAGAATGTACTTAATGCCGATGTGGATTACCTCATCGGCTCGGTACACTTCATCGATAAGTGGAGTTTTGACAACCCGGAATTCATAGGCGGCTGGAAGAACAGGGATATCGACGAAATATGGCAAGCCTATTTCGAAGCGACCAAGGCGATGGCCGATTCGGGAAAATTTGACATTGTCGGGCACCTGGATCTCATCAAAGTCTTCAAGTATCTCCCAAAGACCGATACCCGAATCCTTGCAAAAGAGGCACTTCAGAGCATTAAAAAGTCCAAGATGGTTATAGAGCTTAATACCGCCGGACTGCGTAAACCCATCGGCGAAATATACCCCTCAAAAGCACTGCTTCAGGAAGCCTATGCATTAGATATCCCTATTACTTTTTCTTCGGATGCACACAGTGTGGAGCAGGTGGGATTTGGTTATGAGAAGGCTGTAGCACTTGCAAAAGAGGTCGGATACACCAAAGCTGTTACTTTTGAAGGCCGTGATAGGGAATTGGTTATTTTTTAG
- a CDS encoding peptidase U32 family protein: MTENKKVELLAPAGNLEKMKIALNYGADAVYGGTSTFSLRIRSGKEFDMDSFAQGIAYAHERGKKVYCTVNSFPFNSQIRLYENHIAKMAELKPDALIVSSPGVVKIAKRIAPDIPIHLSTQANVMNAMDAEVYYDLGVKRIIVAREISLKDCEAIKSVIPDLELEVFVHGSMCFAYSGRCLISALQTGRVPNRGSCANDCRFPYEVYAHNPESGTTFRLDEEEGIGTYIMNAKDMNMASHIDEILDSGVIDSLKIEGRTKSPYYAGVVTKAYRHAIDDYYTKDFDASRYQRELNTTQNRGFTDAYLTSRPFEKSDAESHEFSIQYGTHQVAGLVGEDGTTWRCKDKTCAGDSVEIVLPVGASVELVDNEYGKIDEVNGQYWLTFKKIVTADGKELECVHSGNLNALVLPTPLPGYTILRRKIAEALKKKGLIAESTPMNLEPKST; this comes from the coding sequence ATGACAGAGAACAAGAAAGTAGAACTTTTAGCACCCGCAGGAAACCTTGAGAAGATGAAGATCGCACTCAACTACGGGGCAGATGCCGTCTATGGCGGTACCAGCACTTTCTCTCTGCGTATCCGTTCGGGAAAAGAGTTCGACATGGATTCTTTTGCACAGGGGATAGCCTATGCCCATGAGAGAGGCAAGAAGGTCTACTGTACGGTCAACTCCTTTCCGTTCAATTCGCAGATAAGGCTTTATGAGAATCACATCGCCAAAATGGCAGAGCTGAAGCCCGATGCACTCATCGTCTCAAGTCCCGGTGTAGTGAAGATCGCCAAAAGGATCGCACCGGATATTCCCATTCACCTCTCCACCCAGGCCAACGTGATGAACGCGATGGATGCCGAGGTCTATTATGATCTGGGTGTGAAGCGTATCATCGTGGCACGTGAGATCAGTCTGAAGGACTGTGAAGCGATCAAATCGGTGATCCCGGACCTGGAACTTGAAGTCTTTGTGCACGGTTCGATGTGCTTCGCCTACTCGGGACGATGTCTTATCTCGGCTTTGCAGACAGGACGCGTTCCCAACAGAGGTTCCTGTGCCAATGACTGCCGTTTCCCCTACGAAGTCTATGCCCACAATCCCGAAAGCGGGACGACCTTCAGGCTCGATGAGGAAGAGGGGATCGGAACCTACATCATGAATGCCAAAGATATGAACATGGCTTCGCATATCGATGAGATACTCGACAGCGGTGTGATCGACTCACTTAAGATCGAAGGGCGTACAAAATCACCCTATTATGCAGGGGTGGTCACAAAGGCCTACCGTCATGCCATCGATGACTATTATACCAAAGATTTTGATGCTTCACGCTACCAGAGAGAGCTGAATACTACACAGAACCGCGGATTTACCGATGCTTACCTGACCTCGCGTCCCTTCGAAAAGAGCGATGCCGAGTCTCATGAATTTTCCATCCAGTACGGAACACATCAGGTGGCCGGGCTTGTCGGAGAAGATGGTACGACATGGCGATGCAAAGACAAGACCTGTGCAGGAGACTCTGTCGAGATCGTTCTGCCTGTGGGAGCAAGTGTGGAACTGGTCGACAATGAATATGGAAAGATAGACGAGGTCAACGGACAGTACTGGCTGACGTTCAAAAAGATCGTCACAGCCGATGGCAAAGAACTGGAATGCGTACATAGCGGCAATCTGAATGCACTGGTTCTGCCTACGCCTTTACCGGGCTATACGATTCTGCGAAGAAAGATCGCCGAGGCACTGAAGAAAAAAGGACTCATAGCGGAGTCCACTCCTATGAATCTTGAACCAAAATCAACATAA
- the purE gene encoding 5-(carboxyamino)imidazole ribonucleotide mutase — protein MKFVSIVMGSKSDYTIMEESAKTLEKFGVPYEMIISSAHRSPERTKNYIKEAEEKGAQVFIAAAGMAAHLAGALAASTIKPVLGVPMESGPLRGEDALLSTVMMPGGMPVGTVAIGKAGAVNAAYLAIQIMALQDDELKVKLQEDRISKAKKVELDSSEIETIL, from the coding sequence ATGAAATTCGTATCGATCGTAATGGGAAGCAAAAGCGACTACACTATTATGGAAGAGAGTGCAAAGACCCTGGAAAAGTTCGGTGTACCTTATGAGATGATCATCTCTTCGGCACACAGGTCTCCGGAAAGAACAAAGAATTACATCAAAGAAGCTGAAGAAAAGGGTGCGCAGGTATTTATTGCGGCAGCGGGAATGGCGGCACACCTTGCGGGTGCTCTGGCAGCAAGTACGATCAAGCCGGTACTGGGCGTACCAATGGAGAGCGGACCGCTTAGAGGAGAAGATGCCCTTCTCAGTACAGTCATGATGCCGGGCGGAATGCCTGTCGGAACTGTAGCCATCGGTAAGGCAGGAGCCGTCAATGCGGCCTACCTTGCTATCCAGATCATGGCACTTCAGGATGATGAGCTCAAAGTCAAACTTCAGGAAGACCGTATTTCCAAAGCGAAGAAAGTAGAGCTTGACTCTTCCGAGATCGAAACGATACTGTAA
- a CDS encoding AAA family ATPase — MELQLKNIGMIKEANIKLDGLTVIAGENDTGKSTVGKFLYFTLCHDLKTKKDIDTLFESIFKTNIAKYNTPPSSVENNNKDFKLQPIFIETPLVWNFTDFFRDIALVESQMNIEIDYPYLMKDLNFKLFIKNASNGVDIKEKMTSLMDGKFEKDEKGSYFFNRNGKRIELVNTATGIKYFGIFQVLSQNNYLNKNTVLVLDEPEVHLHPKWQLEMAKIIVELVKNGVKVLVNSHSPYMIEALQRYSELAEINSDFYLAEDGYIKKENNSNSETLAKIFEKLSEPFDVFEEMDSQKMKKLING; from the coding sequence ATGGAACTCCAACTTAAAAATATTGGTATGATTAAAGAGGCTAATATAAAATTAGATGGTCTTACTGTGATTGCTGGGGAGAATGATACGGGGAAGAGTACTGTTGGGAAATTTCTATATTTTACTTTATGTCATGACTTAAAGACAAAAAAAGATATTGATACTTTGTTTGAATCCATTTTTAAAACAAATATCGCGAAGTACAATACTCCCCCATCTTCAGTGGAAAATAACAATAAAGACTTCAAGTTGCAACCGATTTTTATTGAGACTCCACTAGTCTGGAATTTCACAGATTTTTTTAGAGATATAGCCCTTGTTGAATCTCAAATGAATATAGAAATTGATTATCCATATCTTATGAAAGATTTGAACTTCAAACTTTTTATAAAAAATGCTTCTAATGGAGTAGATATAAAAGAGAAAATGACCTCTTTAATGGATGGTAAATTTGAAAAAGATGAAAAGGGTAGTTACTTCTTTAATCGTAATGGAAAGAGAATAGAACTTGTCAATACAGCGACAGGTATTAAATACTTTGGAATCTTTCAAGTTTTATCTCAAAATAATTATCTAAATAAAAATACGGTTTTAGTTTTAGACGAACCTGAAGTCCATCTTCATCCAAAATGGCAACTCGAGATGGCAAAAATCATCGTAGAACTTGTGAAAAATGGGGTGAAAGTATTGGTAAATTCTCATAGTCCTTATATGATAGAAGCACTACAAAGATATAGTGAATTAGCAGAAATAAATTCAGATTTTTATTTAGCAGAAGATGGCTATATCAAAAAAGAAAATAATAGCAACTCAGAGACTTTAGCAAAAATATTTGAAAAACTCTCTGAACCTTTTGATGTGTTTGAAGAGATGGACAGTCAGAAAATGAAGAAGTTAATCAATGGCTGA
- the glyQ gene encoding glycine--tRNA ligase subunit alpha, producing the protein MLTFSDMLLKLQQFWAEQGCNIVQPYDIPAGAGTFHPATLLRSLDSKPWAAAYVAPSRRPTDGRYGENPNRLGAYYQFQALIKPSPDNIQELYLKSLEYLGLNLKEHDIRFVEDNWESPTLGAWGLGWEVWLDGMEVTQFTYFQQVGGIACDPVAVEITYGTERLAMYLQGVESVFDIVWNRNGDEVTTYADVHKESEYEFSKYHFEVATVEKLFQHFEDASNECKLCLEVGLPLPAYDQCMIASHAFNVLDARKAISQAQRQNYILKVRELSIGCAQLYKAQEEERNQRVRGT; encoded by the coding sequence GTGTTAACATTTAGTGATATGTTACTGAAACTTCAGCAATTCTGGGCAGAGCAGGGATGCAACATTGTCCAGCCGTACGACATTCCGGCGGGAGCGGGAACCTTTCATCCTGCTACACTGCTTAGAAGCTTGGATTCAAAACCGTGGGCAGCTGCCTATGTAGCACCGTCGCGTCGTCCAACCGACGGACGTTACGGAGAGAACCCGAACAGACTTGGTGCCTACTACCAGTTCCAAGCATTGATCAAACCGAGTCCGGACAATATCCAGGAGCTTTACCTTAAATCTTTGGAGTATCTTGGCCTCAACCTCAAAGAACATGATATCCGTTTTGTCGAGGATAACTGGGAATCACCGACACTGGGTGCCTGGGGCCTTGGTTGGGAAGTCTGGCTTGATGGTATGGAGGTGACGCAATTCACTTACTTCCAGCAGGTAGGAGGGATCGCCTGTGATCCGGTAGCCGTGGAGATCACTTACGGTACCGAGAGACTGGCGATGTACCTTCAGGGTGTCGAATCGGTGTTCGACATTGTGTGGAACAGGAATGGTGATGAAGTGACGACCTATGCGGATGTGCACAAAGAGAGCGAATATGAATTTTCCAAATACCACTTTGAAGTGGCAACGGTAGAAAAACTTTTTCAACATTTTGAAGATGCCAGTAATGAGTGCAAGCTTTGTCTTGAAGTAGGACTACCGCTTCCTGCCTATGACCAGTGTATGATCGCATCGCATGCTTTTAATGTTCTGGATGCCAGAAAAGCGATCTCTCAGGCGCAGAGACAGAACTACATTCTGAAGGTGCGTGAGCTTTCCATCGGATGTGCGCAGTTGTATAAAGCGCAGGAAGAGGAGCGTAACCAAAGAGTACGGGGTACATAG
- a CDS encoding Nif3-like dinuclear metal center hexameric protein — protein sequence MKLQEVYDFLDKLSPFELQEKWDNSGLIVGEMKREVPQIVVSLDIDSDMIEEAKEGTLFVVHHPLIFGNLTQLDFAKYPSNLLEKMILKKQSLIALHTNFDQTHLNRYVFEKVLGFEMASQEPFVCMAVGEWHYHELLALLKEKLQLPTLKVIGKKEKITSIAMTTGAGASLMDEVEADCFLTGDIKYHDAMKAMSEGLMMVDIGHYESERFFAEILLAELKVLPILAIIANSKNPFHMETL from the coding sequence ATGAAGCTACAAGAAGTATATGATTTTCTGGACAAACTTTCCCCCTTTGAACTCCAGGAGAAATGGGACAACTCCGGACTGATCGTCGGTGAGATGAAGCGTGAGGTCCCGCAGATCGTCGTCTCACTGGATATAGACAGTGATATGATAGAAGAGGCCAAAGAAGGTACCCTTTTCGTGGTACATCATCCGCTGATATTCGGTAACCTTACGCAGCTTGATTTTGCCAAGTATCCCTCCAACCTCCTTGAGAAGATGATACTGAAAAAACAGTCACTTATCGCACTGCATACCAACTTTGACCAGACACATCTGAACCGTTATGTTTTCGAAAAAGTCCTTGGGTTTGAAATGGCATCCCAGGAACCTTTTGTCTGTATGGCAGTAGGTGAATGGCATTACCATGAACTGCTTGCTTTGCTTAAAGAAAAACTGCAGCTTCCGACGCTTAAAGTGATCGGCAAAAAAGAGAAGATAACATCCATTGCGATGACTACGGGAGCGGGTGCTTCACTCATGGATGAGGTTGAAGCAGACTGCTTTCTGACGGGAGATATCAAGTACCACGATGCGATGAAAGCTATGAGCGAAGGGCTGATGATGGTGGACATCGGACATTATGAAAGTGAGCGCTTTTTTGCCGAGATACTTTTGGCTGAATTGAAAGTTTTACCTATTTTGGCTATAATTGCGAATTCTAAAAACCCGTTTCATATGGAAACACTTTGA
- a CDS encoding zinc ribbon domain-containing protein: MNKHLQELIELSKIDKAIDSYNPQLEAADKKVAKVQKKIDAAQSELDELASAIADNEEKITAFEEQLTLLNEQLASNAKKSKEISTEKEMKALSLEEDIAKEKMTFANEEIERLQGINETKKELLAEAEAKVNLLTAELSEINSVVSVEKAEIEKSKSDLFIQREELSRNIEQKVLSFYEKIRIWAGNTAVVPVKKQACYGCFMKLNDKTYSEVIRGDEIVNCPHCGRILYIEKVTEEA; encoded by the coding sequence TTGAACAAACATTTACAAGAGCTGATAGAGCTTTCCAAAATAGACAAAGCGATCGACAGTTACAACCCACAGCTGGAAGCAGCTGACAAAAAAGTAGCAAAAGTACAGAAGAAGATAGATGCTGCTCAGTCTGAATTGGATGAGCTTGCTTCTGCTATTGCCGATAATGAAGAGAAGATTACAGCGTTTGAAGAGCAGCTGACGCTTCTTAACGAGCAATTGGCTTCCAATGCGAAAAAATCCAAAGAGATCTCGACTGAAAAAGAGATGAAAGCACTTTCTCTTGAAGAAGACATTGCCAAAGAAAAGATGACCTTTGCCAATGAAGAGATCGAAAGACTTCAGGGTATCAATGAAACGAAAAAAGAGTTGCTTGCCGAAGCAGAAGCTAAAGTGAATCTTCTGACGGCAGAACTCTCAGAGATCAACAGTGTTGTTTCCGTTGAAAAGGCCGAGATCGAAAAAAGCAAAAGCGATCTTTTCATTCAGAGAGAAGAGCTTAGCAGAAACATTGAACAGAAGGTACTTTCATTTTATGAAAAGATCCGTATCTGGGCAGGTAATACGGCAGTAGTTCCTGTAAAGAAACAGGCATGTTACGGATGTTTTATGAAACTCAATGACAAGACCTATTCTGAAGTGATCAGAGGTGACGAGATCGTGAACTGTCCTCACTGCGGTCGAATTCTTTATATTGAAAAAGTTACTGA